A genomic window from Euwallacea fornicatus isolate EFF26 chromosome 6, ASM4011564v1, whole genome shotgun sequence includes:
- the LOC136339819 gene encoding WD repeat-containing protein 13-like isoform X2, with amino-acid sequence MASAFPQQVFAIDARYNALRAVGNPNFRTLYIRRRSQLLRETVRSNEQWRQYLKLRSMLLQQHYGSHQKLESGSMSNLSQNVNILSDLPNPALLIGKDAVVPTRQAEASRAIVGDNSIAENYAFSGVHHIFDQHSSAVTMVKFANNDKSLVCCSSLDGNLSVCDVSCNPPSVLAILKGHSMAVPAFEWSANNDFIASVSLDATIKLWKANDFTCLRTLKEPNNCQILCCIFRPSNNNLILIGNNKGELRVVNVSTGLFLKYYCRIGGCILSLTSDTNGNIVWAGNDHGEIVAVLCEINGALYKAKKTTIDPNSYITSLSYRTWISREARDPTLLVNLTNNSLCLFSVIDEEGGLQMKRKFGNPHIKHGLKSTFCPIMSFRQGACVVTGSEDGCVYFINVEKTTSKAVVNTLQGHCTTVLSVSFNCDESLLATSDLEGLVIIWKRAGKNKS; translated from the exons atgGCATCTGCATTTCCACAACAAGTTTTTGCCATTGATGCCAGGTACAATGCCCTTCGAGCCGTAGGTAACCCAAATTTCA GAACTCTCTATATAAGACGTCGCAGCCAGCTCTTAAGAGAAACTGTAAGGTCAAACGAGCAATGGCGACAATATTTAAAGCTCAGGTCCATGCTTTTGCAGCAGCACTATGGTAGTCATCAGAAATTAGAGTCAGGGTCCATGTCCAACTTGTCACAAAAT gtaaatattttgtcaGATTTACCAAACCCGGCTCTGCTAATAGGTAAAGATGCAGTTGTTCCTACGAGGCAGGCTGAGGCTTCTAGAGCTATTGTTGGAGATAATAGTATAGCTGAAAATTATGCTTTCAGTGGTGTACATCACATATTTGATCAA CATTCTTCTGCTGTAACAATGGTCAAGTTTGCAAACAATGATAAATCATTGGTGTGCTGCAGTTCTCTAGATGGTAATTTGTCTGTTTGTGATGTGTCTTGCAATCCACCATCAGTTTTGGCAATATTAAAAGGTCACTCTATGGCAGTACCTG ccTTTGAGTGGTCTGCCAACAATGACTTTATTGCCAGTGTTAGTTTGGATGCCACAATAAAACTGTGGAAGGCCAATGATTTTACATGCCTGAGGACATTGAAAGAACCCAACAATTGTCAAATTCTGTGCTGCATATTCCGTCCCAGTAATAACAATTTGATTCTGATAGGGAATAATAAAGGAGAACTACGAGTTGTTAATGTTTCAACAGGGCTCTTTTTGAAGTATTATTGTCGCATTGGAGGATGCATTTTAAGTTTGACTTCAGATACAAATGGCAATATTGTGTGGGCTG GTAATGACCATGGGGAAATTGTGGCAGTTTTATGTGAAATCAATGGTGCTTTATACAAAGCAAAAAAGACAACCATTGACCCAAACAGCTACATAACCAGCCTTAGCTACAGAACTTGGATTAGTAGAGAAGCACGAGATCCTACATTGCTAGTCAATTTAACTAATAACTCTCTTTGCTTATTCAGTGTGATTGACGAAGAGGGAGGACTGCAGATGAAAAGAAAGTTTGGAAACCCCCATATAAAACACGGCCTCAAATCCACGTTTTGTCCTATAATGTCTTTTAGGCAAGGCGCATGTGTTG TTACCGGAAGTGAAGATGGCTGCGTTTACTTTATAAACGTTGAAAAAACCACCAGTAAAGCGGTAGTGAACACATTACAGGGACATTGTACTACAGTGTTAAGTGTAAGTTTTAACTGTGATGAATCTTTGTTGGCCACAAGTGATCTTGAGGGACTTGTTATTATTTGGAAGCGAGCgggtaaaaataaatcttaa
- the LOC136339818 gene encoding protein Malvolio-like, producing the protein MSQCSYSPTRHGNVNSQYCQSTSNLSDPVANMPCESTLLSGPQQTYFADERIQIPETSHNSFSFKKLWAFTGPGFLMSIAYLDPGNIESDLQSGTVAQYKLLWMLLSATILGLLMQRLSARLGVVTGLHLAEMCYRKYKKVPRLLLWLMIEIAIIGSDMQEVIGTAIAIYLLSGTRIPIYGGVLITIIDTFTFLLFDKYGLRKLESFFGLLITVMGVTFGYEYITSKPNALGVLEGMFIPWCSGCDNKALIQAVGIIGAVIMPHNLYLHSALVKSREIDRNNKEKVRDANLYFFVEACVALFVSFVINVFVVAVFAHGLYQKTNAQVHQECLNYPSINASVFPNTGPDADKYVNADLYKGGIFLGCTYGVIALYVWAVGILAAGQSSTMTGTYAGQFAMEGFLNLQWARWKRVLFTRTIAIVPTFLLAFFSTIGDLTSLNDILNAVMSIQLPFAAIPTIAFTSNPQIMGEFTNELGNKVMSTLLSLLVICINIYTVITTVLAFDLHWLSLTIISILGVCYIFFCIYLVIHMSISMGNTWLLKYDFVKTYIADETIESNLGVYPVSYSSSASELQNQTSNQDKP; encoded by the exons ATGTCACAATGCTCATATAGTCCCACTAGACACGGAAATGTTAACTCACAGTACTGCCAGAGTACCTCAAATTTAAGTGACCCTGTTGCAAATATGCCTTGTGAAAGTACACTTTTATCTGGACCACAGCAAACTTATTTTGCAGATGAAAGGATTCAAATACCTGAAACATCTCAT AACAGTTTTAGCTTCAAGAAGCTATGGGCATTTACGGGACCCGGTTTCCTTATGTCTATAGCATATTTGGATCCTGGGAATATTGAAAGTGACCTACAATCGGGGACTGTAGCTCAATACAAGTTGCTTTGGATGTTACTGTCAGCTACTATCTTAGGGTTACTTATGCAAAGATTATCTGCAAGATTAG GGGTTGTCACAGGATTGCATCTAGCAGAAATGTGTTATCGAAAGTACAAGAAAGTTCCTAGACTGCTACTGTGGCtgatgatagaaatagccatTATAGGATCTGATATGCAGGAAGTGATAGGGACAGCCATTGCGATTTATTTGCTGTCAGGAACCAG aatTCCTATATATGGGGGTGTCCTCATAACAATAATCGACACTTTTACTTTCCTTCTTTTCGACAAGTATGGTCTTCGAAAGTTGGAGTCTTTCTTTGGCCTTCTAATTACAGTTATGGGCGTTACCTTCGGGTATGAGTACATTACGTCAAAGCCTAACGCTCTTGGCGTTTTAGAAGGCATGTTTATTCCATGGTGTAGCGGTTGCGACAACAAGGCTCTCATTCAAGCCGTCGGGATTATCG GTGCTGTAATCATGCCTCATAATTTGTACCTGCACTCAGCTTTAGTGAAATCGAGAGAAATCGATCGaaataacaaagaaaaggTGCGAGATGccaatttgtattttttcgtCGAGGCTTGCGTTGCCCTTTTCGTCAGCTTCGTAATCAACGTGTTTGTCGTTGCAGTATTTGCTCATGGCCTCTACCAAAAAACTAACGCCCAAGTT CATCAGGAGTGTCTAAATTATCCGTCAATCAACGCATCGGTCTTTCCCAACACTGGCCCGGATGCTGATAAATACGTGAATGCTGATCTCTACAAAGGGGGTATCTTTTTGGGGTGTACCTATGGAGTGATTGCATTGTACGTGTGGGCCGTTGGCATTTTAGCTGCCGGCCAAAGTTCTACCATGACCG GTACATATGCTGGCCAATTCGCTATGGAAGGATTTCTAAACCTACAATGGGCCCGCTGGAAAAGAGTACTATTCACTCGAACCATTGCTATAGTACCAACGTTTTTGCTCGCGTTTTTTAGTACTATTGGCGACTTAACAAGTTTGAACGATATTCTAAATGCTGTGATGAGCATTCAGTTGCCGTTTGCGGCTATTCCTACTATCGCGTTCACCAGCAATCCCCAAATTATGGGGGAATTTACTAACGAATT GGGCAACAAAGTTATGTCCACCCTTCTCAGCCTACTAGTGATCTGCATAAACATTTATACGGTGATCACCACAGTACTTGCGTTTGATTTGCATTGGTTATCTTTGACAATCATATCTATCCTGGGGGTATGCTATATCTTTTTCTGCATCTACCTTGTGATCCACATGAGTATCTCAATGGGAAATACCTGGTTGTTAAAATACGACTTCGTAAAGACTTACATAGCTGACGAGACCATTGAGTCGAATCTCGGGGTATATCCGGTCAGTTATTCCAG TTCCGCCTCGGAGCTTCAAAACCAGACTTCCAATCAGGATAAACCATGA
- the LOC136339819 gene encoding WD repeat-containing protein 13-like isoform X1, translating to MASAFPQQVFAIDARYNALRAVGNPNFRTLYIRRRSQLLRETVRSNEQWRQYLKLRSMLLQQHYGSHQKLESGSMSNLSQNVGRLSGKTKQLKFPFQVNILSDLPNPALLIGKDAVVPTRQAEASRAIVGDNSIAENYAFSGVHHIFDQHSSAVTMVKFANNDKSLVCCSSLDGNLSVCDVSCNPPSVLAILKGHSMAVPAFEWSANNDFIASVSLDATIKLWKANDFTCLRTLKEPNNCQILCCIFRPSNNNLILIGNNKGELRVVNVSTGLFLKYYCRIGGCILSLTSDTNGNIVWAGNDHGEIVAVLCEINGALYKAKKTTIDPNSYITSLSYRTWISREARDPTLLVNLTNNSLCLFSVIDEEGGLQMKRKFGNPHIKHGLKSTFCPIMSFRQGACVVTGSEDGCVYFINVEKTTSKAVVNTLQGHCTTVLSVSFNCDESLLATSDLEGLVIIWKRAGKNKS from the exons atgGCATCTGCATTTCCACAACAAGTTTTTGCCATTGATGCCAGGTACAATGCCCTTCGAGCCGTAGGTAACCCAAATTTCA GAACTCTCTATATAAGACGTCGCAGCCAGCTCTTAAGAGAAACTGTAAGGTCAAACGAGCAATGGCGACAATATTTAAAGCTCAGGTCCATGCTTTTGCAGCAGCACTATGGTAGTCATCAGAAATTAGAGTCAGGGTCCATGTCCAACTTGTCACAAAATGTTGGTAGGTTATCaggaaaaactaaacaattaaaatttccatttcaggtaaatattttgtcaGATTTACCAAACCCGGCTCTGCTAATAGGTAAAGATGCAGTTGTTCCTACGAGGCAGGCTGAGGCTTCTAGAGCTATTGTTGGAGATAATAGTATAGCTGAAAATTATGCTTTCAGTGGTGTACATCACATATTTGATCAA CATTCTTCTGCTGTAACAATGGTCAAGTTTGCAAACAATGATAAATCATTGGTGTGCTGCAGTTCTCTAGATGGTAATTTGTCTGTTTGTGATGTGTCTTGCAATCCACCATCAGTTTTGGCAATATTAAAAGGTCACTCTATGGCAGTACCTG ccTTTGAGTGGTCTGCCAACAATGACTTTATTGCCAGTGTTAGTTTGGATGCCACAATAAAACTGTGGAAGGCCAATGATTTTACATGCCTGAGGACATTGAAAGAACCCAACAATTGTCAAATTCTGTGCTGCATATTCCGTCCCAGTAATAACAATTTGATTCTGATAGGGAATAATAAAGGAGAACTACGAGTTGTTAATGTTTCAACAGGGCTCTTTTTGAAGTATTATTGTCGCATTGGAGGATGCATTTTAAGTTTGACTTCAGATACAAATGGCAATATTGTGTGGGCTG GTAATGACCATGGGGAAATTGTGGCAGTTTTATGTGAAATCAATGGTGCTTTATACAAAGCAAAAAAGACAACCATTGACCCAAACAGCTACATAACCAGCCTTAGCTACAGAACTTGGATTAGTAGAGAAGCACGAGATCCTACATTGCTAGTCAATTTAACTAATAACTCTCTTTGCTTATTCAGTGTGATTGACGAAGAGGGAGGACTGCAGATGAAAAGAAAGTTTGGAAACCCCCATATAAAACACGGCCTCAAATCCACGTTTTGTCCTATAATGTCTTTTAGGCAAGGCGCATGTGTTG TTACCGGAAGTGAAGATGGCTGCGTTTACTTTATAAACGTTGAAAAAACCACCAGTAAAGCGGTAGTGAACACATTACAGGGACATTGTACTACAGTGTTAAGTGTAAGTTTTAACTGTGATGAATCTTTGTTGGCCACAAGTGATCTTGAGGGACTTGTTATTATTTGGAAGCGAGCgggtaaaaataaatcttaa
- the LOC136339819 gene encoding WD repeat-containing protein 13-like isoform X3 gives MASAFPQQVFAIDARYNALRAVGNPNFRTLYIRRRSQLLRETQHYGSHQKLESGSMSNLSQNVNILSDLPNPALLIGKDAVVPTRQAEASRAIVGDNSIAENYAFSGVHHIFDQHSSAVTMVKFANNDKSLVCCSSLDGNLSVCDVSCNPPSVLAILKGHSMAVPAFEWSANNDFIASVSLDATIKLWKANDFTCLRTLKEPNNCQILCCIFRPSNNNLILIGNNKGELRVVNVSTGLFLKYYCRIGGCILSLTSDTNGNIVWAGNDHGEIVAVLCEINGALYKAKKTTIDPNSYITSLSYRTWISREARDPTLLVNLTNNSLCLFSVIDEEGGLQMKRKFGNPHIKHGLKSTFCPIMSFRQGACVVTGSEDGCVYFINVEKTTSKAVVNTLQGHCTTVLSVSFNCDESLLATSDLEGLVIIWKRAGKNKS, from the exons atgGCATCTGCATTTCCACAACAAGTTTTTGCCATTGATGCCAGGTACAATGCCCTTCGAGCCGTAGGTAACCCAAATTTCA GAACTCTCTATATAAGACGTCGCAGCCAGCTCTTAAGAGAAACT CAGCACTATGGTAGTCATCAGAAATTAGAGTCAGGGTCCATGTCCAACTTGTCACAAAAT gtaaatattttgtcaGATTTACCAAACCCGGCTCTGCTAATAGGTAAAGATGCAGTTGTTCCTACGAGGCAGGCTGAGGCTTCTAGAGCTATTGTTGGAGATAATAGTATAGCTGAAAATTATGCTTTCAGTGGTGTACATCACATATTTGATCAA CATTCTTCTGCTGTAACAATGGTCAAGTTTGCAAACAATGATAAATCATTGGTGTGCTGCAGTTCTCTAGATGGTAATTTGTCTGTTTGTGATGTGTCTTGCAATCCACCATCAGTTTTGGCAATATTAAAAGGTCACTCTATGGCAGTACCTG ccTTTGAGTGGTCTGCCAACAATGACTTTATTGCCAGTGTTAGTTTGGATGCCACAATAAAACTGTGGAAGGCCAATGATTTTACATGCCTGAGGACATTGAAAGAACCCAACAATTGTCAAATTCTGTGCTGCATATTCCGTCCCAGTAATAACAATTTGATTCTGATAGGGAATAATAAAGGAGAACTACGAGTTGTTAATGTTTCAACAGGGCTCTTTTTGAAGTATTATTGTCGCATTGGAGGATGCATTTTAAGTTTGACTTCAGATACAAATGGCAATATTGTGTGGGCTG GTAATGACCATGGGGAAATTGTGGCAGTTTTATGTGAAATCAATGGTGCTTTATACAAAGCAAAAAAGACAACCATTGACCCAAACAGCTACATAACCAGCCTTAGCTACAGAACTTGGATTAGTAGAGAAGCACGAGATCCTACATTGCTAGTCAATTTAACTAATAACTCTCTTTGCTTATTCAGTGTGATTGACGAAGAGGGAGGACTGCAGATGAAAAGAAAGTTTGGAAACCCCCATATAAAACACGGCCTCAAATCCACGTTTTGTCCTATAATGTCTTTTAGGCAAGGCGCATGTGTTG TTACCGGAAGTGAAGATGGCTGCGTTTACTTTATAAACGTTGAAAAAACCACCAGTAAAGCGGTAGTGAACACATTACAGGGACATTGTACTACAGTGTTAAGTGTAAGTTTTAACTGTGATGAATCTTTGTTGGCCACAAGTGATCTTGAGGGACTTGTTATTATTTGGAAGCGAGCgggtaaaaataaatcttaa
- the LOC136339819 gene encoding WD repeat-containing protein 13-like isoform X4 gives MLLQQHYGSHQKLESGSMSNLSQNVNILSDLPNPALLIGKDAVVPTRQAEASRAIVGDNSIAENYAFSGVHHIFDQHSSAVTMVKFANNDKSLVCCSSLDGNLSVCDVSCNPPSVLAILKGHSMAVPAFEWSANNDFIASVSLDATIKLWKANDFTCLRTLKEPNNCQILCCIFRPSNNNLILIGNNKGELRVVNVSTGLFLKYYCRIGGCILSLTSDTNGNIVWAGNDHGEIVAVLCEINGALYKAKKTTIDPNSYITSLSYRTWISREARDPTLLVNLTNNSLCLFSVIDEEGGLQMKRKFGNPHIKHGLKSTFCPIMSFRQGACVVTGSEDGCVYFINVEKTTSKAVVNTLQGHCTTVLSVSFNCDESLLATSDLEGLVIIWKRAGKNKS, from the exons ATGCTTTTGCAGCAGCACTATGGTAGTCATCAGAAATTAGAGTCAGGGTCCATGTCCAACTTGTCACAAAAT gtaaatattttgtcaGATTTACCAAACCCGGCTCTGCTAATAGGTAAAGATGCAGTTGTTCCTACGAGGCAGGCTGAGGCTTCTAGAGCTATTGTTGGAGATAATAGTATAGCTGAAAATTATGCTTTCAGTGGTGTACATCACATATTTGATCAA CATTCTTCTGCTGTAACAATGGTCAAGTTTGCAAACAATGATAAATCATTGGTGTGCTGCAGTTCTCTAGATGGTAATTTGTCTGTTTGTGATGTGTCTTGCAATCCACCATCAGTTTTGGCAATATTAAAAGGTCACTCTATGGCAGTACCTG ccTTTGAGTGGTCTGCCAACAATGACTTTATTGCCAGTGTTAGTTTGGATGCCACAATAAAACTGTGGAAGGCCAATGATTTTACATGCCTGAGGACATTGAAAGAACCCAACAATTGTCAAATTCTGTGCTGCATATTCCGTCCCAGTAATAACAATTTGATTCTGATAGGGAATAATAAAGGAGAACTACGAGTTGTTAATGTTTCAACAGGGCTCTTTTTGAAGTATTATTGTCGCATTGGAGGATGCATTTTAAGTTTGACTTCAGATACAAATGGCAATATTGTGTGGGCTG GTAATGACCATGGGGAAATTGTGGCAGTTTTATGTGAAATCAATGGTGCTTTATACAAAGCAAAAAAGACAACCATTGACCCAAACAGCTACATAACCAGCCTTAGCTACAGAACTTGGATTAGTAGAGAAGCACGAGATCCTACATTGCTAGTCAATTTAACTAATAACTCTCTTTGCTTATTCAGTGTGATTGACGAAGAGGGAGGACTGCAGATGAAAAGAAAGTTTGGAAACCCCCATATAAAACACGGCCTCAAATCCACGTTTTGTCCTATAATGTCTTTTAGGCAAGGCGCATGTGTTG TTACCGGAAGTGAAGATGGCTGCGTTTACTTTATAAACGTTGAAAAAACCACCAGTAAAGCGGTAGTGAACACATTACAGGGACATTGTACTACAGTGTTAAGTGTAAGTTTTAACTGTGATGAATCTTTGTTGGCCACAAGTGATCTTGAGGGACTTGTTATTATTTGGAAGCGAGCgggtaaaaataaatcttaa
- the LOC136339819 gene encoding WD repeat-containing protein 13-like isoform X5 produces MASAFPQQVFAIDARYNALRAVGNPNFRTLYIRRRSQLLRETVRSNEQWRQYLKLRSMLLQQHYGSHQKLESGSMSNLSQNVNILSDLPNPALLIGKDAVVPTRQAEASRAIVGDNSIAENYAFSGVHHIFDQHSSAVTMVKFANNDKSLVCCSSLDGNLSVCDVSCNPPSVLAILKGHSMAVPAFEWSANNDFIASVSLDATIKLWKANDFTCLRTLKEPNNCQILCCIFRPSNNNLILIGNNKGELRVVNVSTGLFLKYYCRIGGCILSLTSDTNGNIVWAGNDHGEIVAVLCEINGALYKAKKTTIDPNSYITSLSYRTWISREARDPTLLVNLTNNSLCLFSVIDEEGGLQMKRKFGNPHIKHGLKSTFCPIMSFRQGACVGIYRK; encoded by the exons atgGCATCTGCATTTCCACAACAAGTTTTTGCCATTGATGCCAGGTACAATGCCCTTCGAGCCGTAGGTAACCCAAATTTCA GAACTCTCTATATAAGACGTCGCAGCCAGCTCTTAAGAGAAACTGTAAGGTCAAACGAGCAATGGCGACAATATTTAAAGCTCAGGTCCATGCTTTTGCAGCAGCACTATGGTAGTCATCAGAAATTAGAGTCAGGGTCCATGTCCAACTTGTCACAAAAT gtaaatattttgtcaGATTTACCAAACCCGGCTCTGCTAATAGGTAAAGATGCAGTTGTTCCTACGAGGCAGGCTGAGGCTTCTAGAGCTATTGTTGGAGATAATAGTATAGCTGAAAATTATGCTTTCAGTGGTGTACATCACATATTTGATCAA CATTCTTCTGCTGTAACAATGGTCAAGTTTGCAAACAATGATAAATCATTGGTGTGCTGCAGTTCTCTAGATGGTAATTTGTCTGTTTGTGATGTGTCTTGCAATCCACCATCAGTTTTGGCAATATTAAAAGGTCACTCTATGGCAGTACCTG ccTTTGAGTGGTCTGCCAACAATGACTTTATTGCCAGTGTTAGTTTGGATGCCACAATAAAACTGTGGAAGGCCAATGATTTTACATGCCTGAGGACATTGAAAGAACCCAACAATTGTCAAATTCTGTGCTGCATATTCCGTCCCAGTAATAACAATTTGATTCTGATAGGGAATAATAAAGGAGAACTACGAGTTGTTAATGTTTCAACAGGGCTCTTTTTGAAGTATTATTGTCGCATTGGAGGATGCATTTTAAGTTTGACTTCAGATACAAATGGCAATATTGTGTGGGCTG GTAATGACCATGGGGAAATTGTGGCAGTTTTATGTGAAATCAATGGTGCTTTATACAAAGCAAAAAAGACAACCATTGACCCAAACAGCTACATAACCAGCCTTAGCTACAGAACTTGGATTAGTAGAGAAGCACGAGATCCTACATTGCTAGTCAATTTAACTAATAACTCTCTTTGCTTATTCAGTGTGATTGACGAAGAGGGAGGACTGCAGATGAAAAGAAAGTTTGGAAACCCCCATATAAAACACGGCCTCAAATCCACGTTTTGTCCTATAATGTCTTTTAGGCAAGGCGCATGTGTTGGTAT TTACCGGAAGTGA